The genome window CTCATGTGATTTTGTTGTATCTGAATTTTTGCACGATGAGCAGAGGTGATTATGTCTCTCAATCACATTTAATATcatgtttaagaaaacaaaataaaataacattgttaTATTCTTATATGctcatgttttatttgcattgtcatttttttaCTTAATGAGCATGTTTAATTGACATATTTGCAGTTTTAAGCAAGAAGACACTCAAGGTTAAATGTGCTCAtgttttaaatacagatttttactaAATGGATTGACTTTTATCATATTGACTTTCTTCACAGTAGACTATAGGTATACAGTAAAAAGGTTTTAATGTAATAGAACACaattatttcactttcatttggaaGTAACTGTAGAGTCAAGTTAGATAAGTGTACTGATTTAAATTGTTTCTAGTATGCAGTACAAAATGTTTGTAGTTGAcattgcattgttagatatagtaGACATGACCAAATTGAATGTAGTTAACATggcattattttatatagtatgcATGACAAAATTCAGAGTAGTTAAcctgacacaactttctctattaGGCATGGCTAAACTTTATCTAGTAGAATGGACCAATTTTCTTCTTGTTGTCTTGACTAAAATAATTCAAGTTTACACAACAAGATtacaacaaatcatttcaaactaattcgatattgtttggaaaatgtaattcaatttcgtggaaaagtttactcaaatttttttaagttcattcaacaacttttttttttgagtgtagcctgcacagggggcgagagcgtaagCCTCCCTGATGATTCAGGtatgacacaaccgctgtgttgtctgatctgagcagtacatgacggccgatcagcagactcgagaaatactggagagccagaaaaaccaGCAGTAATTCCAATCTGTTTATGTGCCAACTAGGTTGCGCCGCTGTCCACACTCTGTGAGCTGgacgcccttgacaaacagctccccaatcGGACAAAGACGCATCCATCGTGACAGTCTCTTGGGAAGCACAGatccccagccgaaccccggCTAGGAGAAATTTGGTTGACATCCATAGTTTTAACGACATCACACACCTCCGTGTCACTAAGATCGttcgatgcggaagacaacggggtgaaatattttgtcttttcatccaccactgaaaagggcgcatgtgaagtaatcCCAGACGAATTACAGGAACAGTCActgccattagacctaaaagtctgaggcacaaaCTCACTGTCACTGTGCGACTCGCTTTGAAGCGCcacacgcatgacgcaatcgactgagcacACGGGAGAGAAAGCTTTGCTGTCATCGAGCGAGAGTCCAAGTCTATTCCCAGAAAGGTTATCCATTGAGAGGGGATTAAAACCCTTTTCTGGAAATTCGTgcataagcccaggctgtttaaatgattcagctcAAGATCCcgatgagagtgtgcttgagtctgcgATTGCGCTAACACCAGCCAATCATCTAAGTAGTTCAAAACACGGACACCCTGAAGCcacaacggggccagagctgggtccatgcattttgagaaagtacggGGAGCCAGAgctaagccaaagggaagaatgtggtactgatacgctttgccctctaaagcaaatctgaggaacttcctgtgtctcttgatgatctgaatatgaaagtatgcatccttcagatcgatcgtgacaaaccagtaATTTGGTTGAATCTGAGACAAAATAGACTttaccgtcaacatcttgaatttgctctgCCTGAGTGCAATATTCAGatggcgtaaatccagaatgggtcgtaATCCGCCGTTTTTTTTTGGTACCACAAAATAGTGGCTGTAAAACCCTGACTCCATCTGAGaggtacttcttctatagcccctttgttCAGCAGAGCCGACATCTCCCTTCGCAGCACCGCTATGTCCATCAGTTTcaccaccgtggaaagaattccgcggaaaaGAGACAGGCCTCTCCGAAACTGAATGGTATATCCGAGacaaattgtgcgtaacacccattgagaaatgccgggcaagcgttcccacacggcccgaaacaatattagcggCCTCAAAATGTCCGTTTCCTGCAACGCTGTCACACACGTTAAAACTTCCGGGCATGAAAAGCTTGTGGCGTTCGTGCACAGGGGGAGTGTATGCATAAGAGTCATTGCATCTCGTTGTgcataatcctgaaacgtgtccacagcaggaattaggccaacagattgaATATCGGGCTCTGccgcgaaaaagcggcggctgtgcgagccatCATAAACGGGCTGTCTGTGCAGgacccttgaatcgcccctcgAATTATGAaagctggattgtgcagagtgtctgagggagtgTTTGGtgttacagctcgatccaatgctgTTCGAGGCGCTGTTTGTGGCGAGACAGTCAgagtttgagcatggggactgcaatgagagtgttgGATGCGCGAAAGCGTTCCAACAGCGCTCCCtacggagggcacagtccctggcaatcAGCgaaaagatcaggagctgctatttgGTGCCCGAGAACGAGAGGCATTAGCCGAGATGATTTTTAGGGCACAGAAGATTCGATTCgctttcctgaaggaatgaaatctgagtgaAATGGCGCGGCACCAGGTATATATGCGTACGCATGCGTGGGggcggtgccaagcgctatttggccaataagATTGGCAGGATGGCATAGGGCATCAGACATTCGTCACAACGAAGGTGGTCCCATACgaggtgacgtcaccgcagcatcgcagtgacctatgaaagggaactgaACTTAacttttcagaaactatcaaacatatgccattacaaaagaaaaaaaaaaaaacaatgaaaatgaaaaaaattaactcaatcgcataaatgtaacattctcttcaaatatgcttcattctttgttaatgttttttaaagattttgttttcgctgatcgtggattctgaatgcattgccacagactTCGCTTTTGCTTCGCAGTTTTTCTTTTGgagttttgacacaaacttctcgtgggggcggggttaacagtgatctactctgattggatagtgagcttttgatggacaggtgctctgcTCTCTGACCGGGACGTCACAATGGCGCGTGTCGCGCATATTGAAAGCTCTCGTGGTGATTCAATCTGGTCTCTAccgcaaaaattattttttacagacaaagtgaaagaaatttattttaagctcatatacaggttctaccctgtaaagaagtttatacaaagatttaaatctgacattgatctTACACGCTCTTTTTGTTCCAGTTCTGAAGAGACTGTACACTTTTTTGGTCATGTCACTACACTCAGAATTTTTGGGATGACATTGGTGTGTTCAAGTGTAGGACTTTGCCAGActtctcagtacatatgaaaaacattatatttgggtattatgaccccacaaatgaaaatatcagttttgttattaatttaaatttttcctaaacaaatttcacattcacaaatgcaaattctccaactgtaaacctgtcttctctatttttctaaaagaaatggaaaactatttgaatgtaatctCAGTATCTCAGTAGCCTAATCTCATTAGAAAGGACTGTTAGAATTTGCTCGGCCTTTGATCATGTGTGATTTTGTTTTCGATTTTGGCCCTCTTTTCTTTAGTTCTATTCTAtcctttattgtattttttttgtttgttttttttttttttttgtggttaatattatgtgatgtatgtttatacttttgtatgtttttgtaaaaaagaaaaaaagttctcGCGGTGATTTGTATGCAATAGGTCGTgccttgtattactaaatatgtaaatagtatttgaccttcgatcatctcagtctgtaaagatgaccTCTCAGGAGACACGGAGCggcatcatcttcctcctctgcttgtccttcaaggcagctttaagtaagcttgtgttactgaagtaaccaataacatcaatacaagtttttcatgttacCTTGTGCAACAGTTGTTGCGGGTAATTATTGACGGAGAGCACctgtcattatctggctcggctcagtgttcatcttcagttctctcttcacagcagttcagtcagtgtactgtttgagtacatgaattactccgggatattggtttgtttgaactcagagggagtgtcagccacattaaaaaagttaacagcttaagtcatttgtggattaatgcgtattggagatgcgaaccgtttaaaacgattcagttcgatttggtgatctggttcaaaaagatccggttacatcgaatgatttgttcgcgaaccggatatcacaaactgctttgttttgaacaacagaaacggaagagaagacaatgctgaataaagtcgtagtttttgctatttttggaccaaaatgtattttcaatgcttcgaaaaattctaactgaccctctgatgtcacatggactactttgatgatgtttttcttacctttctgcacatggacagtataccgtacacacagcttcaatggagggacttaGAGCGACTAAAGACTAaagactaaatctaaaaaatcttaaactgtgttccaaaaataaacaaaggtcttatgggtttggaacaacatgagggtaagttattaatgacataacttTGCAAATTgggcaaactaaccctttaagtgcaaCGCAAGAAGATATTGCTGCAGTGACGACAGATAGCCACAAGGCGGCAACGTTGCAAAGTTTTGGACAATTTGGTTGGCAATAAGAGTTGCTACCTTGGATTCACAGGTCAGACTGTATATTTTCaccttgaaatataattttttggttGATGATTGCTTTAACATTTATGCTAGTTAGAATtgtattcaaatggtttaaacaaatatttgcatTTGATAATTTGCTGAGTTGGTAAAATTGTGTAACTTGTTTTATAATTGCAATTTCCAGTGTTTTATTACAGCTTGCTATCAGTGTTTAAAGCTGAAAAATAGTGTAGTTTAAAGTAAGTTACCAACATGGATCAAAATAGATCAGACCAAGTGTTTTAGACCAAGTGATTCAAGCTCTTGAAGATGAAAAGGCACAATTAGAGGGGAAACTAGAAACTGAAATTGATGTCTCAGACAGACAAAGTTATGAGAAACGCTTAGCTGAAATTAATGCAGACCTGGAAGTTAATAAAGCAAGATTCCAGGAATCATCCGTACAGGTTGAGCAAGAAGCTAGGCGATTAGATTGAGAAAGTCGCCCAACAGAAAAAATGCTTGAGTTGAGACATGACGAGTTAGCAAAAAGAGAACAGAAGTTTGTGTTCACATACTTAAACTTTAAAGCTGAAGCTCAGTTTATCAGATCTAAACTGAAAGAAGAGTGCTCTAAAACTGAGATAGATGATATGATGGTGACTGCATGAAAATGTGTATCAGAGCTAAAACAAATATATGAGAGTATTCGTGCATTGAACATCCGATCTCAAGATACAAGAAGGAGAATGGATAGCTGCACTTCAGTTACTAAACGTGCTGAACTGAAATGGAAGCTGAATACATTTTGTATGCAGAAGAGGAATGAAGATTGAATGCTGAAATAGGAGATACTAAAGAAAGAATCATTCTGCCTCCATGTCAGCATCCTCTTCAACACAATAACCCTTCGGGCAACAAGGTTTTTCAAGAAACTTTGGCTCAGACATGCTCTGAAAATGAGCTAGAGAAGAAAGTAGATGAAGTCCTATTAGTGAAAGCACCGAAAAGAATCCCTGACAATGACCAAACTTCCAGCTCCAGAGCCATTTTATGTTGGGGACCCACTCCAGTTCACTGAATGGTGCACTTGCTTTAAAGCTTTGATTGAAATAAACTGTACAACTCAAGATCATTGACTGTTCTATCTGAAACGGTACATAAGTGGAGATGCGCTTAGTTTACAAGAGGGAACATTTTATAGGAGTGATGAGGATGCATACACGCAAGCTTGGTATACCCTGAATAAGCGCTATGGACACCCCTTTGTAGTTCAAAGAGCATTTAGGGCAAAGCTGAGTAACTGGCCAAAAATCGGACCTAAAGAATCACTGAAATTAAGGGAGTTTAGTGATTTCCTAGTCTCCTGCACAAATGCAATGCCTCATGTACATGGTTAGGGTGGTTTGGACGATTGTGAAGAAAATCAGAAATTGCTGCAGAAACTTCCTGACTGGGTAACAACTCGCTGGAATAGGTATGTCACTAAAGCACTAGATGAAGAGAAGTCATACCCCAGTTTCACTGAGTGTTCAGACTTTGTGGCAGAGGAGGCACGTATTGCATGTAATCCTGTTTCTTCTCTACATGCTTTAAAACATGCAGATGAAAAGCCAGGGAAGGAGCAGAAATGTTTCAAAGCCAGCGCTCTGGTGCAAAATGTCAAACCCTTTGCAAAGAGCTTGAGCACACTCGAAAGAGGGGAAGGCTCAAAACCCAGCCTTTCTGCTTCTCAGGATAAGAAACAAATAGAATGTGTCTGTTGTCAGCAAAATCACTTTATATTCAAATGTGAAAGGTTTGCGGCAATGCCTCTTGAAGAGAAGAAAAGGTTTGTCATCAACAACAAGATGTGCTTTGGTTGTCTCAGAGTAGGTCATATCTCCAAAAATTGTAGATAGCGAGCTACTTGCAACATCTGCAGGCAGTCACCCCTCTCTACTTCATGAAGAACATTTTCAAGGCGGAAAGCTAGAAGCTTCACCTGATGTAAGGGCTTCCACTAGTTTATGCAGTGTGGGAATGGACAACTGTGATCGTACTGCAATGATTGTTGACGTGAATACACGTGAATACAAGCTGTGTAGATCAGTTAAAGAACAACGTATGGCTGACCTTCCAGCTGACAGAGTGGAATCCTCACCCCCATTCTTGTATTCTGGTATTGACTGTTTCGACCCCTTCTACACAAAACAAGGTCGGAAGGAATTCAAAAGGTATGGTCTGTGTTTACCTGCTTGAGCTCCAGAGCTATTTAGAAATGTTAGAGGATCTCACAAGCGATGCATTTCTGAATGCTTTAAGATGTTTCATAGCAATCAGAGGAGCCGCGCGACAGATCAGATGAGACCAGGGCACAAATTTTGTGGGGGCAAAAACATAAGCTGGAGAAAGGTTTTAAGGATTTAGaccaagaacagcatttattcaaaatataaatgttttctatatttCCATTTGATTAATGCTACAAAATTGCAAAATGCATTCAGAAACAgacaaattttatttattgtcaCAATGAGAAGCAAGTACATTACAGCTTAACTAAACTTAACTTAACAAATATGTATtattgctttaagctttttgcaGACAACAACAATTTACACACACGTACAGTAAAATGCTAAACACAATATTGATCTCAGTGTAAACCTTGTGTTTTTTGCAGTCTAAAAGTACTTACACAATGCCACTAATATATTGACAGatagataaaatatataattttaacagaATTAGTATTCCTGGAAAAATTTACTATTGGCTTGTTTCAACTTCACTTGTTCATATTTTGTTCAGGTATTTAGTGGTTTCCACCTGTGATTAAGAGAAAAAACTATGAGATTAATcatgtgttaagtgtgtgtgtgtgtgtgtgtgtgtgtgcgcgtgcatgtgtgtgcgtgtgtgtgagagagagagtgtgtgtgtgtgtgagagagagagagagagagagtgtgtgtgtgtgtgtgtgtgtgtgtgtgtgtgcgtgtgtaacaTCCTCTTATTATCAACTTCAGCAAACCTGTAACATCTCACCTACTTGTGCACAGAGCTGTAGGTCACCTCGTCCTCCACAGATACTGGACTGCTCTGGATATACAAAAGATGATTATGAACAACACTGACCATTACATTACAGTACAAATGAATCAGATACAGTATGCTCTGACTTACtgctttagttttagtttgaaCTATCACAGAGGTGTAAGTCACATCATTCTCTGCAAGCACTGAAGAAGAACCGTTTCCCTGGGAATAAACACATCTGAGTCTCTCAGTTATGAGTTTTAACTCAAATTGGTTGTTAACTCACACTTACTGTGTCACTGGCTCTAACTCTGTTCACCTCTGTGATGTATTCATTTCTGTCTGAAAGGAAGAGAACAAATAATATCATCAGTCATTTAGTGGAACAGTTCATCAACAAAAGCTTTTAAATATACGAGCAAAACTTCTGAgtgcatgaactgatcaaacaCTGAATGATTCATGGACCTGTCATATAATAAGAAAAGACATTAATACTGACtgtgtttctttctcagttttaCAGCTGACACGAAAATCACAATCACCATCAGCAGCACAACCGCTGGAATCCACAGCTCCAGATACAAATAATTCCTGTGATAATCAACAGCACAAAATAATTAGAGTATAGCCTGATCATAACAGAAATGTTCTTGTTATATATGAGTTGTTCAAACACCTTTAAAGTGGTGTTTTACTTTTAAACCATTTCACACCCACCACAGAAAGACATTGCATTTCCGCAAAAACTACATACATGCAAAAGAAGAAGTTGAGCTCACGGATATAACCTTTTAAAATGCTAGGCAATGGCATCACAAACTTTCAAGGTTACAGAGACTAACTAAAACAAGTATAGCAATGCACAGTGAAACATTTACAAGATTAAAAAGTCATTACTTTTACAAATAATTGCAACAGCATTTTGAAGCCATGAATATGTTgctgactttttttatttagtctattttctattttgacataatttttttgtcCTGCCCATTACTATGTTTATCGATATGCTAACCAATGCAATTCcgagacaaaaaaaaactattgttctTCCACCGTTGCTTTAGAATTTGGATATACCTCAATATTGAAGTCTGCATAATTGATACATGAAACTGCTTTGAAACATTCTCTGTTTAAAGTGCTATTTAAATGCCTCTTATTGGCTACATTGCTCAATGCTGCAAAACCTTGtggtaaaaattatttttggtgTTTCAATCTGTTTAAGCaaggaacattttatttcagtactCATTCTGCTGCTCTTCACTGCTCACTGTTTGATCAGTGTTAACTGAAACTGGTGTTGTAGATGAGAGAGCAGTTGCATCTCTGCTTAGAAACAACAagagaaaaatgaacaaaaataaatctgaCTAAAAGACCAAAAATAAGCAATAACACCAGATACAAAAATAGATTACATATTAATCTATTGAACATATACATCAAGTCCATGATAGAAAACATTAATcttgattaatattttaatacactACCAACCCGTTTCTCTCAGATACTTCTGTGGTCACagattctgtcaaaaaaaaaaaaaacgattaagggatttcttttttaataattgtgtCATAACCTCCAGTAAGATCTATATTACCTGATTTTGGTTCATTGACCGTGAGAAAAGGAACCTGTGAATTTTCTAGAGACACAGGAAAAGatgaaacaatattttaatttgttttgagacagcaagcagtttcagcccagaaccggcccacatctggcccacgtaaaatccatgcgggccaaatGTGACCCAGATCTGGGCCGAAaatgcttgctgtctgggatttTTCTTTATATCAAGAAATGCTGTGTGGATCTGATTAGTTTTTACCAGAGACATTAAGTTGAACAGGAGCCTGCAGATCTCCAGCAGAACAGTAGTACCAGTCAGAATCAGTGAGTCTCAGTCCAGTCATCAGCACAGTGAAGGATCCTCTCCCATCATCACTGATCTGGACTGATGAATTCTGGGATGTGTTAGTCCTCCCCACTGTGTAACAGCTCTGATCTTTATATCTGCACCACTGTTTGAGTTTATTCTTATATCCAGAACTGTAGAAACACTGAACACTGATATCACCACCTTCTTGTCCAGATACACTGCTGTTCACCACAGACACATCaggagctgaacacacacacacacacacatttaggatTGTGATTTCTGAGGAATTAGTCAAATTTTTCAACTGAATGTGAAACACGTCTCATACCTGATTGAACTGTCAGATAGAGCTGCTCACTCTCATCTCGTTCAAATATTCCTTCAATCTCCACAACACACCAATAAGCTCCAGTGTCTTCATTCTGCAGGTTTCTCATAGTCACAGTAAAGAAACTCTGATCTGGATGATCAATTACTGACACTCTTCCTTTGGTTTCATTAGCATATGCCAGAATACTGCAGTAATTGTAAGCTGACTTGGCATGAAAGCACCAGTATTTTTTGTGATCGGTGTATTTTCTGTCATAATGACATGGAATAATGAGCGATCCTCCAGTCTGAACTGTTAACCGTCTGCTTACTGAACCTGCTCTGCCTTCAGGAGCTggataaataatcattaaaataataaataataataaattttcttttaatatttaagtCCATAACTTATACGATTGTTGCAAATCATGTATTtggactttttaaaaataaagattttagattaaaatttatatgaatgtgtaaggtcaaatatataattaatgtcATGTGACTGGTCACTATTTCTTTCAAGTTTTTAGACTTTTAAAAACTTTTCTACCTTGACTAGGTTTATCTTAACCCTTGTGTGCTTGTGCTAAAAAACCTTTACCTaacttgatgaaaaaaaaaactttaaaatactacGTATATATAGCTATATTATCACCAAATATTCCAGTGACATGACAAATGTATTTCTCTATTAATacatgtaattataaaataatgataaaaacactgtttaaaagttttagaGTCTAGCATATCATACATCAGAACATGTCGACTAATCGTGTGAATAAACTACAAATATAGAACACTTGCCTGTTATGAGCCAAAGGAAAAACACAATGAACTTCAAACTGTCAGTCCTTCTGTTAAAACATTGCAATGTTTCTTCTCCCTGCATCTTCATCATGTACATGATGCTAAAGAAACAGCTACTCATTCGAGGAGAAGTAAATGACCTTAAGTTCTCATGATCTCAGTCTCACTTCCTGCTTCCGCGGTCTTCATTTGCATATGTCACAAAaacttaatttacaataaaatgtcatAATGTTTGATTGCAAATGTTGcaaaaaacacaaattacaatTGCATCACTTGGTCAAGAAATGTAAGATTATTCTgataaaaattgtttattttagctCTGCAGTCGATATTCAAGTGTTTTCCTCTGTGGTTTTTGGGTATTAACACTATTTAATTCTCTAGTTCCCATTTTACAATTATAGAACTACTGAAGTAGGTCACTGCTGAAGTGAgtttcttacatttatttatatgcagtACGTGATAAATACCTTCAGATTTTAATAGGACTTGAAACCGGATGTGAATGAAGCACTATTTCTGTACAGAGATTAATACTGGACAAAAGCTTTTCAACATTTATATGCTGATAAAACAGAACAAGAGATAAAATAGATGGGAAACAGTGAGATATGGGTTATCAGGGCTTCTGTATGTTTTAGTAAAGATTCACACTTCTTTCACAAACTTGCTGCACTGTTAGTTGAGAATAATTGCTGATGGTAAAAAATCTTCACACTGCACAAGTCACTCATAAGGATTTGCTTTCTTACAGACAGATAAACGTGTTAGTAATGAactagctttacttcgttactgtacttgaGCACAATTTTTCGAGTAGTGTAGGTCTACTTTACTGGAgtcattttattttgagtaatttttacttttaacttcactaaatTGCAAAGTATAAGATCGTAGTTTTTAATTTACTACATTTCATAAATCATATCATAACATCGTccactacatttcataaatataTCGCTACATCGTCCATATAATATATCAcatgctccgacacgcagaagtgGTCTCTGATTCATGAATGAACCGAGTCTTTTTAATTGGATCGCAaatcacaccaaacgattcgtttatgaattagaatgatccgatttcAGCTTTCTTTTACTATCTtatgcccctttcacactgcacgtcggacccgtcatattgccggaacattgacgggtcgccttctgtgtgaaagcaaccacgtcccgggattgattcccacATTGAACTtagtaaagcccctttcacactgccattccggcaaatacatgggtaaagtgttcctgcaattgttcccgggtcgctagattttgcactttcacactgccagtgattacccaggatatgtgcgtgctttcacacacaacccgtaaagatcccgtaacgacacgtgacatcagcgagTGACTTGTATtgtacgagtcgaaaatgctaggcacgttatactttcactgaagcaagtaaacgatctctgcgtcagcacggaaagtgaggaactaactgatctctgcttcattacagtttgcaaatgtgttttttttcatgaacgttgatcttccttcaaaacaggtGATAAAAGAGTCGCgcaataacgcgcgtcatcacttcgacacggcattagatctgacttttgttcacacagcgctcatcccgggtcgaaccccaAATGTTACCAGGTCCCCCACCCGGGTTTAATGCGGGAATCAATCCccggacgtggttgctttcacacagaaggcgacccggcattGTTCCAgcaatattgcgggtccgacgtgcattgtgaaaggggcttaacatTGCCAGATTCAACCCTGGACGAGTGATGTgcgaacaaaagccagatctaattcagTGTCGAAGTGATTTTATcgactgttttgaaggaagatcaacgtttgcgatgaaaaaatatgtgcaaactgtaatgaagcagagatcagttagttcctcactttccgcactgatgccgagatcgtttgcttgcttcagtgaaagtataacgtgcctaatgttttcggctcgtacattacacgtcacgccctgatgtcacgtgtcgttacgggatctttacgggttgtgtgtgaaagcacggaatatcccgggtcatcactggcagtgtgaaagtgcaaaatctagcgaccctgGAAAAATTGCCGGAACaatttacccctgtatttgccggaatagcagtgtgaaaggggcttatggaTTGCAGCTGTCCCAGAGTcgacaactcactgattcaaacgAACCGTCTAGTGCGAGTCGTTAGTGAAATGAATTCACAAGTTAGAactgggagatcttgtgagcgagCGCGTCTGATGCAGttaaatgttattaatgttgaaatttaCAATCAATTATtataactgaaaatcatattaagGTCAAAACTGTCAATTGTTTGTGAACTAAAtctgctgtaaagagtgatctgtatAAACCCACTGAAATGCTTGAATGCTGACACATCAATTAGTATCTCTGttttaggtatatatatatatgtatatataaaaaaaaaaaatatatatatatatatatatatatatatatatatatatatatatatatatatatatataattccataaAAAACCCGACCCATTACAATACTTCTgaacgttcaaattccccgctaccgtaaagttaacagttttattaaaatgctaggCTACGCATTCCCTATGTGACGTCTAttcttatattgtttatcaacagtagctatacatttttatattgattgGATTAACTAGCCAAGTAGACagatatgaatgtttattcataaccatactggaaataagt of Carassius gibelio isolate Cgi1373 ecotype wild population from Czech Republic chromosome A2, carGib1.2-hapl.c, whole genome shotgun sequence contains these proteins:
- the LOC127936634 gene encoding CMRF35-like molecule 1 isoform X12 is translated as MSSCFFSIMYMMKMQGEETLQCFNRRTDSLKFIVFFLWLITAPEGRAGSVSRRLTVQTGGSLIIPCHYDRKYTDHKKYWCFHAKSAYNYCSILAYANETKGRVSVIDHPDQSFFTVTMRNLQNEDTGAYWCVVEIEGIFERDESEQLYLTVQSAPDVSVVNSSVSGQEGGDISVQCFYSSGYKNKLKQWCRYKDQSCYTVGRTNTSQNSSVQISDDGRGSFTVLMTGLRLTDSDWYYCSAGDLQAPVQLNVSENSQVPFLTVNEPKSESVTTEVSERNGRDATALSSTTPVSVNTDQTVSSEEQQNEHYLYLELLIPAVVLLMVIVIVESAVKLRKKHNRNEYITEVNRVRASDTGNGSSSVLAENDVTYTSVIVQPKTEASSPVSVEDEVTYSSVHKWKPLNT
- the LOC127936634 gene encoding polymeric immunoglobulin receptor isoform X25, which codes for MSSCFFSIMYMMKMQGEETLQCFNRRTDSLKFIVFFLWLITAPEGRAGSVSRRLTVQTGGSLIIPCHYDRKYTDHKKYWCFHAKSAYNYCSILAYANETKGRVSVIDHPDQSFFTVTMRNLQNEDTGAYWCVVEIEGIFERDESEQLYLTVQSAPDVSVVNSSVSGQEGGDISVQCFYSSGYKNKLKQWCRYKDQSCYTVGRTNTSQNSSVQISDDGRGSFTVLMTGLRLTDSDWYYCSAGDLQAPVQLNVSENSQVPFLTVNEPKSESVTTEVSERNGRDATALSSTTPVSVNTDQTVSSEEQQNEHYLYLELLIPAVVLLMVIVVSAVILRKKHNRKEYITEVNRVRASDTGNGSSSVLAENDVTYTSVIVQTKTKASSPVSVEDEVTYSSVHKWKPLNT
- the LOC127936634 gene encoding CMRF35-like molecule 1 isoform X24, which codes for MSSCFFSIMYMMKMQGEETLQCFNRRTDSLKFIVFFLWLITAPEGRAGSVSRRLTVQTGGSLIIPCHYDRKYTDHKKYWCFHAKSAYNYCSILAYANETKGRVSVIDHPDQSFFTVTMRNLQNEDTGAYWCVVEIEGIFERDESEQLYLTVQSAPDVSVVNSSVSGQEGGDISVQCFYSSGYKNKLKQWCRYKDQSCYTVGRTNTSQNSSVQISDDGRGSFTVLMTGLRLTDSDWYYCSAGDLQAPVQLNVSENSQVPFLTVNEPKSESVTTEVSERNGRDATALSSTTPVSVNTDQTVSSEEQQNEHYLYLELLIPAVVLLMVIVVSAVILRKKHNRNEYITEVNRVRASDTGNGSSSVLAENDVTYTSVIVQPKTEASSPVSVEDEVTYSSVHKWKPLNT
- the LOC127936634 gene encoding CMRF35-like molecule 1 isoform X14; this encodes MSSCFFSIMYMMKMQGEETLQCFNRRTDSLKFIVFFLWLITAPEGRAGSVSRRLTVQTGGSLIIPCHYDRKYTDHKKYWCFHAKSAYNYCSILAYANETKGRVSVIDHPDQSFFTVTMRNLQNEDTGAYWCVVEIEGIFERDESEQLYLTVQSAPDVSVVNSSVSGQEGGDISVQCFYSSGYKNKLKQWCRYKDQSCYTVGRTNTSQNSSVQISDDGRGSFTVLMTGLRLTDSDWYYCSAGDLQAPVQLNVSENSQVPFLTVNEPKSESVTTEVSERNGRDATALSSTTPVSVNTDQTVSSEEQQNEHYLYLELLIPAVVLLMVIVVSAVILRKKHNRNEYITEVNRVRASDTVSGNGSSSVLAENDVTYTSVIVQPKTEASSPVSVEDEVTYSSVHKWKPLNT
- the LOC127936634 gene encoding CMRF35-like molecule 1 isoform X23, translated to MSSCFFSIMYMMKMQGEETLQCFNRRTDSLKFIVFFLWLITAPEGRAGSVSRRLTVQTGGSLIIPCHYDRKYTDHKKYWCFHAKSAYNYCSILAYANETKGRVSVIDHPDQSFFTVTMRNLQNEDTGAYWCVVEIEGIFERDESEQLYLTVQSAPDVSVVNSSVSGQEGGDISVQCFYSSGYKNKLKQWCRYKDQSCYTVGRTNTSQNSSVQISDDGRGSFTVLMTGLRLTDSDWYYCSAGDLQAPVQLNVSENSQVPFLTVNEPKSESVTTEVSERNGRDATALSSTTPVSVNTDQTVSSEEQQNEHYLYLELLIPAVVLLMVIVVSAVILRKKHNRKEYITEVNRVRASDTGNGSSSVLAENDVTYTSVIVQPKTEASSPVSVEDEVTYSSVHKWKPLNT